The DNA region AGGACCACCTGTGGGGCCCTGTCACTGCCCGCAGCTGCAGTAGGGCTCACAGAGGCCACGGAGTCTGTGTCCTGTCCTTCCTGTGGCCTGGAGGAGAGGCGCTCTTCCCTGAGGGGTGACCCGTGGCCGCGGCCATGGTCACGgcaccccttcctcttcctcctctgagcCTGCCTGAGTCCCTGGAGCCCTGAGCCTCAGCTGAAGTGCCCTTGCTGCCCCCTTCTGCTTTTGAAGTGTGAcgaggccccacccctcactcccatGTTCTTGACTTTCccagagaaacaaattaaaaagaaaaagtgtgcaAATGTGCAGAGCCAGGTCGACGTAGTTCTTGGGTTTCATCTGGGCGGGAAGGGGTGCGGCCATCGGGCGAGGAGGGCGGCCTCCCAGTGGTGGAGCCATAAAAAGCCAGGCCCAGCAGGACACAGGAGAACGCCTCTCCTCCGTGGCCACTGCACCCCTCAGGGTGAACCCCTCACTGTGgatcttccccaggactctgcgGCACCCGGACAGGTGAGGGGCAGCTGTGGGCAGCCACCCCGAGGGCTTCGGTCTTCCCATCCGCCACACCCATGTCCTTGGTCTGCGGGGTCGGGGATAGAGAGGTCCCTTGTAGACACTCCCAGCTCTGAGCTAGGGCCCCAGGCACAGTGGAGACCCCATTTCTTTCTGTGGTATTTGGGAAATTTTTCTCCTTTGGCCTCGGTTTCCCTGTCTGTATAGAAGAGCTGGCTGAGAGCCCTGTGTCCCCTAGAATACTGGGTATTCCAGGCTTGAGTAAAGtctaacccaagctggcctcagactcgcagcaatcctcctgcttcggtTTCCTGAGTGCCGAGATGTCAGGTGTGTGGGTTCAAGCTGGGGCCCCtttgagactcagtttccctgtgGAAGGTGGTTTGTGCCTAAGTTGTGGGGAGAGGGTTACTGCTTCAGATCCCACCTGACCTGTGGGATTGGGTGTGCCCCCCATTACAACGTCCACTTCTGCCAGATGGGGGTGAAGGGGTCCGAAGGGGCACCCCACACCCTGGCTTTGACCCTCTCCACAGTAGTGTGGTAAATGGGCTCTGTTACCCCGCCCACCAAGTCCCCTTGGAGTCACAGCTGGGACCACTGACTGGCAGGAAGAaaagccagccctgagggtgggggcaggtcgggaatcccagcactgtgtcCTCCGGTCCCTGCCAGAGCCCCTTGGACCCCGAGGGGGGGGTGCCTTGGCCATCGCCAGCTTCTCATTGGGACTGGGTGTAAGCCTCACCTGTGGCCAGTGCTCCTGAGCATttatcttatttgtttatttttgagttttgGAGAtaatgtctcactctgtagccaagactggcctcagactAATAGCAATCCCacggcctcagcctcctgagtgagagctgggatgacaggcctgtttCTCTGTACCGGGTTTCGCTGGGTATTTCAGAAGGCTTCATATTTCATGGGAACTTTTGTGTGACTATGACCTGGAGAATTCCCATTTCCTGGATGAGAAAACAAGGTTCAGAGGGTTGGGCTGGATCCAGCTCGACGCCCCGCTGACCCCTCCCAGAGAACAGCGACCCGAGACCTTCACCCTGAGTTTCACAATTCCAGCCACGGCGCATTGGAGGCTGGAAACAGCCACATGTGTCCTTCACTCTCGCCAGATCGGAGGGGGCGTCCACTGGAAGAGACGAACATTCAAAGGGGTCCCACAAGCCAGCCCAGGCTTGGGATTCAGTCTCCTCATTCCACGGGAGCAGCAGGCTTTTGTGCGGCCCTGGGCCGGGGTAGCCCTCCATCAGCAGGGCTGAGAAAGGTGGGGAGTGCCAGGCAGAGGCTCAGTTCCGGCTCTGTGGGGCCAAGGCCTGCAGCGGGCATGGTGCCCGCCCTTGTCGGCCTGAGTAtcgtttttctgtcttctctggactttgtttcccatgtctgggtggggacaggaggagggacacACCTGCTCCCGGGTGAGGCTTCTGTCCCCTTGGCAACATGTGGCCAGGGCGGAGCCCAGGGGGCCtccctgcagaggacagagcctggggCTGGGAGGCAGCCTGGGCACCTGGAGCTGGCAGGTGAGGCTGGGGAAGCAGGGAGGCcggagtggggagaggggaggagctgTGTGCCGTGTGCCGACGCACAGAGCTGGCTCATCTACAGGGAGCCCCAGGGAAACCCCCCCCCAGTCTATACCTCACCACCCTTGGTCCTGGCTGGGGCCCATGTTGTCCTCCTGGATCTGAGAACATGCTGTCTCCCGCTAACCCAAACTAACTCCTGGGCCTATGCGGATAGGACTTTCATCTGCACCCCAAACGCCAGAACCCTGAACCCCAGGTCACTGAGAAAGAGACTAGAGCCACAGACACCCTCATAGCCAGAGTCTGTGAGACTCCATGGATTCAGGGCCTGATGTGAAGAAAATACAGGTAGCCATGGTCTGTCTCCTGCTCAGGCCCAGGCCGGTCTAGGTTATAGGATCAGAGGTCAGTCTTGGACTGGTTTCTCCAGAGCCAGCTCTCGGGCAACAAGAAGGGCCATAGCTGGCCCTGAGGGACAGGACAGAGGACTCCTAAGGACACCGTTCTACTGGGTGACCCACTGCCCCACCAAGGGGCCTTTGCCCTGTGGGTAGGAGGCCAGAGCCTGCAGGTGTGCCTGCAGGGACCATAAAGCCAGTTTCTATAGCGAGTCACAGTTCCAGGGTGCGGCCGGGTGGAGcgggcttcctggaagaggaggTCAGAGTTGGGAAAGAACAGGCTTTGGAAAGGCCTCCATCATCTGTGTGTGCGAACTTCCAGCTTCACCTCTGTTCCCTCCGGGGCAGAGACAAAACTGACCCCCTTGTCCTCGTCCTCTGGGCCCTGAATAGAACATTGATGTGTGAGGTAATTGATGGACAAGGACTAACAACAGACCCCTGTGGGGAGCTGAAGGTCTTCAAGGGGCCCTTTGTCCCCACCAGGGCTTCTGCAGACTGGCCGccagctcccctctccccagctctACGCACTGGCCCCTTAGGAGACCCTAACCCCTGCTGGATTTGGGATTTTTGTTGATCAGATCTACAGCCACTATGAATCAGCTATTGAGTGCTTACTGAATGCCAGGCACCGAGAGCCAAattaggttttgttgttgctgctgatattgtttttgtttttttgagacagggtctctctatgtagccctggctggcctagaactcacagagatcctccagcctctgtagcccaagtgctggggttaaagaagcagaccactacacccagctgaaCTCAGATTTATAGCCCCTTGGCAAGGTTGTCCTACCAGCCCAGCCCATAACAGAAAGGGTTGAATCCCGACCCAGAGCTCACCCTCTGACCTGAATCACTGGGAAAGAATGAGGCCCCCACCCTAGGGAGGGATGACATCCCTTCTCTAGAggtcatgtctgtctgtccatgacGAGGGCCATAAAATACTGTGTACTCATGGGTCAGCGCACAAAGGTGGGTGCACAGCAGCTCTGGGCTAGAGGAGGGGAGACAGCACCCAGGGACAGCGGGGTCATTGacagtctattttattttatcttatttgtttatttagttatttacttacttatttttggttttacaagacagggtttctctgtgtagctttatgcctgtcctggatctcactcggtagcccaggctggcctcgaactcacagagatccgcctgcctctgcctcccgagtgctgggatcaaaggcgtgcgccaccaccgcccggcaagccaGTCTTTATTAAATGCTTACTGTATGAACTAGAAATATCCACCCACACAGAATGGAATCACCCCATTCTCCGAGGCACTGTGAAGGAGAGCAGCACAGGGACTGCCCTCcacaggaggattgctaggaGTACTAGAAAAGCCTGGCTAAGGACAGCGCTCCGGGGtagagccccgcccagaatccccagtgagggctgggggcgtggtcaggtggagccccgcctagaatccccagtgaggggctgggggcgtggtcaggatGGAGctccgcccagaatccccagtgaggggctgggggcgtggtcaggtggggccccgcctagaatccccagtgaggggctgggggcgtggtcagagtggagccccgcctaggatcccccagagaggggctgggggcgtggtcagggtagAGCTCCGCCTAGGATCCCCCAGAGAGggcctgggggcgtggtcagggtggagccccgcccagaatccccagtgaggggctgggggcgtggtcagggtggagccccgcccagaatcccccagtgaggggctgggggcgtggtcagggtggagccccgcctagaatccccagggaggggctggggcgcAGTTCACCTGTGCACACTGACTGAGCTTGGTGACCCTCTGGACTGAGCTCTGAGTGCAGCTGCCGACTCCAGGAGACTGAAGAAACAAAAGTGAGCAGGTGTGAGTGCCAGGGAAGGAGCTGGGGAAAGGTTGAAGCCCAGATACCAGGTCAGGGTGGTCTGCGGCTCTGAGCAGAGCCCAGGTCCGGGGACAAGGTCCAAGGCACTCCCAATTCTTCTtggttttgtggtgctgaggcaGGTGCTGTGGAGATGGTACCAGGTGCTCTTTGGGGCAGAGATCCCAGGTGTGTAAGTTGGGAAATGGACTTTGCCACATtccccgtgcctcagtttccccacatgTCATCATCAGTCTCCAAGAACCAGAGCCCAACGGCTGTCTGTGAAGGTCAGGTGCAAAGACAGCAAGTAAGTTTCCATCTGGGAATGAGTGTGAGGGGTGAGGGATGTGCCCTAGAGAGGGAGAAGGTGGCCGTGGTGGGAAACCTGCGCAGTCTCAGAGGTGAGGCCGACCTTGATTCGGGTTGCTGAAGACAGGGTAAGGTCAGGCAGGATGGAGCAGCCGCTCAGCCCTCGGGATGTTTAGATGCGTGCGTGGCTGGAATCAGCaggtagctgggtgtggtggcacatgcctattagCCCTGCAGtcgggtggctgaggcaggaggattgttacgAGTTCTgacacagcctgggctacagagtgagggcgtgtccaggaagaaagagagggaataaAGACATCAGGCAGGAGAATATAAATGTGTTGTATGAGGCACACATACTCAGGAATTCAGGTCCAGTTTGATCTAGGAGCTCAGAGATTTTGGGGCGATGCTGGGCTTGGGATTGCTTTCAAGACGCGTTGCCTGTCAGGGGTCTCCTGCAGCCCCTGAGGCTGTCCCTGTCCCCAGGTGGACTGACCTGGTGTCCCTCTCCTCCCAAGGTGAGCCTGGAGATCTCCAACCCGCAGAAGGGAGGTCACGCCCACACCCCTTGAGATGGATCGCGTGACCAGATACCCCCTCTTCAGCAACCCCCACTCGGCACGTGCCACCAGCTTGGTGCTGGACGAAAACACCAGCTACACCGTCGAGCTGGTGGGCGTCGGGCCCGAGGCCAGCTGGAGCCAGGATGACCTGCAGGCCTGGTCCGATGAGCACCAGGCCAGGCCAGACGTGAAGAGAACAAGTGTGAGCTCCACCAGACGAGTCTTCCGCAGCCAGCCGCCCCCGAGGTCGCTGTACCtggaggatgaggatgaagagATGAAGGCATACTACCTGGACGAAACCAGCGCTGCCCTCTGCAGCCAGCCCAGGGACCTGAAGGCCGAGCGCTCGGCAGTCATCCACAGCCAGGCAATCAGGAAGGGCAGCACAGAGCCCAGGCCGGCTGGCCAGCCCCGGCCCACGTCCACTGAGGAGATCTTGGTGGACACAGAGCAAATTGATTTCCTGGCCGCTCGACAGCAATTCCTGAGTTTGGAGAAGGCGAACACGAACCCAGTCACTTGGAGTCCCACCGTCAGGGAGACCTTTGCGGGGGCCCCACCAGGGGTCAGCCAGGTCCCCAAAGCCTCCACCAGGCCCCGCCTAGCCAACGGCTACGTCATTCCTGTGACCACGTCACCAGTGAAGGAGGTGACTTTGGAGAAGACTGTCCGAGTTTCCCCAGCTGGGTCCATCCGTGCAGCCAATGACCCTGGCCACTGGACCCGAGCAGAGTCCCCTGAGACCCCCAAAGAGACGCCCATCGAAAGAGAGATCAGACTGGCCCAGGAACGCGAGGCAGAGCTGAGGGAGCAGAGGGGGCTTGGGCGGGCGGCCGGGCATCAAGACCTGGTCCAGATTCCCAGCAGGCCACTGCTCAGCAAGGTAAGCCTAACGGAGCCGCCAGCGCGCAGGGACCGGGGCCGCCCGTCCCTCTACGTGCAGAGGGACATGGTGCAGGAGACACAGCGCGAAGAAGACCATCGTCGGGAGGGTCTGCAGGTGGGCAGGGCGTCCACACCCGACTGGCTCTCCCAGGACcctcagcctgggctccagagaaGCCTGAGCTCCGACTGCATCCTCAGCCCAGACGCCCGAGCCACAGACCCACCTCCAGAGGCAAGAAAGGTCAACCGAATCCCACTGGATGCCTATCAGCCATATCTGGGCCCTGGGACTCCCAAACTAGAATTCTCAGCCTTTGGAGTATACAGCAAGCCAAATGGTGTCTCCACAGAGGACACCAAAGCCATGGCCTTCCAGAAGGCCACAGAGTCTCCAAAGCATGTCTCAGAATGCTCTAAAAGGTCTCCGAGCTCAAAACAAGAGCGCTCAAAGCCCCCTGAGAAGCCCCTGCGTGCCAATGTGGGTACCGTGCGATTAGAGAATTTCCGCCTGCGCCCTCTGCGGTTCGGCGTCCCA from Peromyscus leucopus breed LL Stock chromosome 22, UCI_PerLeu_2.1, whole genome shotgun sequence includes:
- the LOC114684120 gene encoding mitotic interactor and substrate of PLK1; the protein is MDRVTRYPLFSNPHSARATSLVLDENTSYTVELVGVGPEASWSQDDLQAWSDEHQARPDVKRTSVSSTRRVFRSQPPPRSLYLEDEDEEMKAYYLDETSAALCSQPRDLKAERSAVIHSQAIRKGSTEPRPAGQPRPTSTEEILVDTEQIDFLAARQQFLSLEKANTNPVTWSPTVRETFAGAPPGVSQVPKASTRPRLANGYVIPVTTSPVKEVTLEKTVRVSPAGSIRAANDPGHWTRAESPETPKETPIEREIRLAQEREAELREQRGLGRAAGHQDLVQIPSRPLLSKVSLTEPPARRDRGRPSLYVQRDMVQETQREEDHRREGLQVGRASTPDWLSQDPQPGLQRSLSSDCILSPDARATDPPPEARKVNRIPLDAYQPYLGPGTPKLEFSAFGVYSKPNGVSTEDTKAMAFQKATESPKHVSECSKRSPSSKQERSKPPEKPLRANVGTVRLENFRLRPLRFGVPDVPQKAETSHSWGWEVAGGPALRLQKSQSSDLLEREVESVLRREREVAEERRNAFFPEVFSPVQDQDEQDSRSSSRASGITGSYSVSESPLFTPIQLHSGLVWKVQAPEDGAPGQKTKREAWYAGINPSDSVNSEVLGATRVTRHKNVLAERWEARIYASEDED